The Methanosphaera sp. BMS genome contains a region encoding:
- a CDS encoding flavoprotein, which produces MRILWAITGAGHLLKESIDVLEKLSYKHELTIIYSCAGREVLKLYGYDKNIEEIMDRNPNNKMIKEEEQKYSYPFSGKLTHDKYDLIVISPTTANTTAKIVHGIADTLVTNVAAQSGKGQIKCVVVPVDYDEGLITTIIPPYIDKKLCIECNKCINACAFDALTPPILDTKKCTCCKKCVDTCPEEAIIIGREIELYIRPIDAENTRKLEKIENIKTCRHPYDILPVILKMEKIIEKKKN; this is translated from the coding sequence ATGAGAATACTATGGGCAATAACAGGTGCGGGTCATCTATTAAAGGAAAGTATAGATGTACTAGAAAAGTTATCATACAAACATGAACTGACAATAATCTACTCATGTGCAGGCAGGGAAGTTCTTAAACTATACGGTTATGATAAGAATATTGAAGAAATCATGGACAGAAATCCCAATAACAAGATGATAAAAGAAGAAGAACAAAAATACAGCTACCCCTTTTCGGGAAAGCTCACACACGACAAATATGACTTGATAGTAATCTCCCCTACCACGGCAAATACCACGGCTAAAATCGTGCATGGGATAGCGGATACCCTTGTAACAAATGTAGCCGCACAATCAGGTAAAGGACAGATAAAATGCGTAGTTGTACCTGTAGACTATGATGAAGGATTAATTACCACCATTATACCACCATACATTGATAAAAAGTTATGCATAGAATGTAACAAATGTATAAACGCATGTGCTTTTGATGCATTGACTCCACCAATACTTGATACAAAGAAATGTACCTGCTGCAAAAAATGTGTTGACACGTGCCCAGAGGAAGCTATAATCATCGGCAGAGAAATAGAATTATACATCAGACCAATAGATGCGGAAAATACAAGAAAACTGGAGAAAATAGAGAATATTAAAACCTGCAGACACCCCTATGACATACTGCCTGTTATATTGAAGATGGAAAAAATAATAGAAAAAAAGAAAAATTAA
- a CDS encoding metallophosphoesterase, producing MNNEEIPPDTPPYARKKIQTAMNYTRNKLKKGKFNVDEFEVVSVEIESDKIDSAFDNYTIIQLTDIHLGQWITKEKLMGIVELINKENADLIVLTGDYVSYKVDDCLDDLEETLKHLKAEDAILSVLGNHDHWINPVKVKHSLERCNIINLENEVYTIYKDGSKLQIAGVDSITYDKDDINQIMERIDENSPAIMLAHEPDFADITSRYDPFILQLSGHSHGCQISIPKIGTPIRGKNFLKYPSGEYKVNEMIQYTSRGIGTNAFWLRINCPPEITKIILKKV from the coding sequence ATGAATAACGAAGAAATACCACCCGATACTCCTCCCTATGCCAGGAAAAAAATACAAACAGCCATGAATTATACACGAAACAAGCTAAAGAAAGGAAAGTTCAACGTGGATGAGTTTGAAGTTGTAAGTGTAGAAATCGAATCAGACAAGATTGACAGTGCATTTGATAACTATACAATTATACAGTTAACAGACATACATCTTGGACAGTGGATTACCAAAGAAAAACTTATGGGAATTGTAGAGTTAATTAATAAAGAAAATGCTGATTTAATAGTATTAACTGGAGATTATGTATCATATAAGGTGGATGATTGTCTTGATGACCTTGAAGAAACATTAAAACACCTGAAAGCAGAAGATGCCATATTATCAGTACTTGGAAATCATGATCATTGGATAAATCCCGTTAAAGTTAAACATTCACTTGAAAGATGTAACATCATAAATCTGGAAAATGAGGTATATACAATATATAAAGATGGTTCAAAACTTCAAATAGCCGGCGTAGACAGTATAACCTATGATAAGGATGATATAAATCAAATAATGGAAAGGATAGATGAAAATTCACCTGCAATCATGCTGGCACATGAACCTGACTTTGCAGACATAACAAGCAGATATGATCCATTCATACTTCAATTATCCGGCCATAGCCATGGATGTCAGATAAGCATACCCAAGATAGGAACACCAATAAGGGGAAAAAATTTCCTTAAATATCCTTCAGGAGAGTATAAGGTAAATGAAATGATCCAATATACAAGTAGGGGAATTGGAACAAACGCATTCTGGCTAAGAATAAACTGTCCACCGGAAATCACGAAGATAATACTGAAAAAGGTGTGA
- a CDS encoding ATP-binding protein: protein MVLKIFISSVRNEFEEERMYLKQKLMEDSNLNKYIEIFLFETDVESTSQAPPEIYINEVRTSDIYIGIIGSTYGNLTDKGISATELEYNEYSKLKSYYYFYVKNLEEREERTLEFLHRIQNEATYTTFDTKEELFYEVKRSLLSYINSKLSSSEFDLSIIDNSSINNVDINVYDNYFNILTDDALLSLKQYRNKEEILTLIKAGSILNNNFHLTNAGALFFSNDIEKFGIEHEIKMVRFQGEDRLTIIDYQESHAPIPILLDEVEKFFRRNTRHGVIVKDWGRVAIPEYPIDAIKEAIVNAIAHRDYTIVGDTITFYIYSNRIEIISPGRSLVPIEDLGNINPVHRNKALCNIFRYTKYMEHVGTGILRMKESMKNEGLSEPEFHNFTNNFRVTFYGRKNTEQLPLKLTNNDKIINLNELNLKDRQITALKMMLNNNYIFTTKKYIDKFKVSKSTAARDLTELVDKNLISKESDKRPILYLKK from the coding sequence ATGGTTCTAAAAATATTTATAAGTAGTGTAAGGAATGAATTTGAAGAAGAACGGATGTATTTAAAACAAAAATTGATGGAAGATTCAAATTTAAATAAGTATATTGAAATATTTTTATTTGAAACGGATGTAGAATCTACTTCACAAGCACCTCCTGAAATTTATATTAATGAAGTAAGAACTTCTGATATTTATATTGGTATAATAGGTTCAACATATGGTAATTTGACTGATAAGGGTATATCTGCTACAGAATTGGAATATAATGAATATAGTAAACTTAAGTCATATTATTACTTCTATGTTAAAAATCTTGAAGAAAGAGAAGAACGTACTTTGGAATTTTTACATAGGATCCAGAATGAAGCAACTTATACTACATTTGATACTAAAGAAGAACTTTTTTATGAAGTAAAAAGAAGTTTATTATCCTATATAAATTCAAAACTTTCTTCATCCGAATTTGATTTATCAATCATAGATAATTCCTCTATTAATAATGTAGATATTAATGTGTATGATAATTATTTCAATATATTAACAGATGATGCATTATTATCTTTAAAACAATATCGAAACAAAGAAGAGATATTAACATTAATTAAAGCAGGTAGTATTTTAAATAATAACTTTCATCTTACAAATGCAGGTGCATTATTTTTTAGTAATGATATAGAAAAATTTGGTATAGAACATGAAATAAAGATGGTTCGTTTCCAAGGAGAAGATAGATTAACCATAATTGATTATCAAGAATCACACGCACCAATTCCTATTCTACTGGATGAGGTTGAAAAGTTTTTTAGAAGAAATACAAGGCATGGTGTAATTGTGAAGGATTGGGGTCGTGTAGCCATTCCGGAATATCCTATTGATGCAATTAAAGAAGCAATAGTTAATGCTATTGCTCATAGGGATTACACCATAGTTGGAGATACAATAACATTTTATATTTATTCTAATCGGATTGAAATAATAAGTCCTGGTCGTTCATTAGTTCCAATAGAAGATTTAGGGAATATAAATCCTGTCCATAGAAATAAAGCATTATGTAATATTTTCAGATATACAAAATATATGGAACATGTTGGGACAGGTATTTTACGCATGAAAGAGTCAATGAAAAATGAAGGATTATCTGAACCTGAATTTCATAATTTCACGAACAATTTCAGAGTAACATTCTATGGTCGTAAAAATACAGAACAATTACCATTAAAATTAACTAATAATGATAAAATAATTAATTTAAATGAATTAAACTTAAAAGATCGTCAGATTACAGCATTAAAAATGATGTTAAATAATAATTATATTTTCACCACTAAGAAATACATTGATAAATTCAAAGTATCTAAATCAACTGCAGCAAGAGATTTAACTGAGTTAGTTGATAAAAATTTAATATCAAAAGAATCAGATAAAAGACCTATATTGTATTTGAAAAAATAA
- a CDS encoding DUF192 domain-containing protein, with product MYKITINDYNIEVECADTFKKRLFGLMGKKKFSGLLFKQKYSNRFCSSIHTSFMLVPIDLIYIDKNMRISQTTTLNPWNIFIPKDDNTKYILELPKNSIKNNDIKVNNTIKIKKNIKK from the coding sequence ATGTATAAAATAACAATTAATGATTATAATATAGAAGTAGAATGTGCAGATACATTCAAAAAACGATTATTTGGACTTATGGGAAAGAAAAAATTCAGCGGATTACTGTTCAAACAAAAATATTCAAATAGATTTTGCTCATCAATACATACCTCTTTCATGCTGGTACCCATTGACTTGATATACATAGATAAGAATATGAGAATAAGTCAAACAACAACATTAAATCCATGGAATATATTCATACCAAAAGATGATAATACAAAATATATCCTTGAATTACCCAAAAATAGTATAAAAAATAATGATATAAAAGTAAATAATACAATTAAAATTAAAAAAAATATAAAAAAGTGA
- a CDS encoding methionine adenosyltransferase, protein MRNIKIEKATQKPIEQNEIEIVERKGIGHPDSISDGIAEAVSRVLSQTYKEKAGHVLHHNTDEVQITAGESDPKFGGGQIIKPIEILLTGRAAKEFTLPNGETHKVGVDTIAIEAAKEFLKDTIINLDVEYGTVVECKIGQGSADLRDVFQRTDQIPSSNDTSFGVGFAPLSQTENLVLKTEELLNSKDFKKQYPHVGEDIKVMGLREKDNITLTIAAAFVSKYVDDVDAYLNMKQELNDIVRDLAAKTTDYSVDTLINTADDESKRDESGYYLTVTGTSAEMGDDGSVGRGNRANGLITPNRPMSMEATSGKNPINHVGKIYNLLSNEITKEVVSDVEGVQNIDMIILSQIGKPIDQPRTATAHIQTEEGYSVDDVEDDVAKIIDKWLANITDIKDFMLEGKLRTF, encoded by the coding sequence ATGCGCAATATAAAAATAGAAAAAGCAACTCAAAAACCAATAGAACAAAATGAAATAGAAATAGTTGAAAGAAAAGGAATAGGACATCCTGATAGTATAAGTGATGGAATAGCAGAAGCAGTAAGCCGAGTACTATCACAAACATATAAGGAAAAAGCAGGACATGTACTCCACCACAACACAGATGAAGTACAAATCACTGCCGGTGAATCAGATCCAAAATTCGGTGGAGGACAAATAATAAAACCTATCGAAATCCTACTAACCGGTAGAGCTGCAAAGGAATTCACCCTACCAAACGGTGAAACACACAAGGTAGGAGTAGACACAATAGCAATAGAAGCAGCAAAAGAATTCCTAAAAGATACAATCATAAACCTTGACGTGGAATATGGGACAGTAGTAGAATGTAAAATAGGACAAGGATCAGCAGACCTAAGAGATGTATTCCAAAGAACAGATCAAATACCATCCTCAAACGACACATCATTCGGTGTAGGATTTGCACCACTATCACAGACAGAAAACCTAGTGCTTAAAACAGAAGAACTCTTAAACAGCAAAGACTTCAAAAAACAATATCCTCATGTAGGAGAAGACATCAAAGTAATGGGGCTACGTGAAAAGGATAATATAACACTAACCATTGCAGCAGCATTCGTATCAAAATATGTTGACGATGTAGATGCATACCTAAACATGAAACAGGAATTAAATGACATAGTAAGGGATTTAGCAGCAAAAACAACAGATTACTCAGTAGATACATTAATCAACACAGCAGATGACGAATCCAAAAGAGACGAATCCGGTTACTACTTAACAGTAACAGGTACAAGTGCAGAAATGGGAGATGACGGATCAGTAGGAAGAGGAAACCGTGCAAACGGATTAATCACACCAAACAGGCCAATGAGTATGGAAGCAACCAGTGGTAAAAATCCAATCAACCACGTAGGAAAAATATACAACTTATTATCCAATGAAATAACAAAAGAAGTAGTAAGTGATGTTGAAGGAGTACAAAACATTGACATGATAATCTTAAGTCAAATAGGAAAACCAATCGACCAGCCAAGAACCGCAACAGCACACATACAAACAGAAGAAGGATACTCCGTGGATGATGTAGAAGATGATGTTGCAAAAATCATAGACAAATGGCTTGCAAACATCACAGATATAAAAGACTTCATGCTTGAAGGAAAACTCAGAACATTCTAG
- a CDS encoding IS200/IS605 family accessory protein TnpB-related protein, whose translation MDGRKLKNQIYFKCKKTAHYRSILDKQGRKTSNRIRKINQKFKNIQDNFLNQTVNFIIERCKEQDVGTIVLGYNNNFQHKTNMGKKQNQIFSHIAFKQFKQKLETRCQIHEIDLIIQEESYTSLSSFLDEDILPKYQEKDDEKEEDDVEYEFKGKRIKRGLYETQNGKIINADVNAAANIIRKCKHGFDFELLCKWVQTTPSKIKL comes from the coding sequence GTGGACGGGAGAAAATTAAAAAATCAAATATACTTCAAATGTAAGAAAACAGCACACTACAGATCAATTCTTGATAAGCAAGGACGTAAAACATCCAATAGAATCCGAAAAATAAACCAAAAATTCAAAAACATACAAGACAACTTCCTCAACCAAACAGTAAACTTCATCATAGAAAGATGTAAAGAACAAGATGTAGGTACAATTGTGCTTGGATACAACAATAATTTCCAGCACAAGACCAATATGGGAAAAAAACAAAACCAAATATTTTCACACATAGCATTCAAACAATTCAAACAAAAACTAGAAACACGATGCCAAATACACGAAATAGACCTTATAATACAGGAAGAATCATACACAAGCCTAAGCAGCTTCCTAGATGAAGACATACTACCAAAATACCAAGAAAAAGATGATGAAAAAGAGGAGGATGATGTGGAATATGAATTCAAAGGTAAGCGAATCAAACGCGGATTATACGAAACACAAAATGGAAAAATTATTAACGCAGATGTAAACGCTGCAGCCAATATTATAAGAAAATGTAAGCATGGGTTCGATTTTGAGCTATTGTGTAAGTGGGTCCAGACTACTCCAAGTAAAATCAAATTATAA
- a CDS encoding flavodoxin family protein — protein MNYLIINGSPRRANTWKIVERIKETLDKQEENTYDEIDLIDLDLPQCTACYNCFNYGEDKCPHKDKIAPIVEKMKECDGLIITSPVYVLNVTGLIKTFFDHLAYCYHRPCFFNKKALIVVTTAGNGHKKVASYMDENLRNMGYNQRFVLSFIHAHDGHGYLPLKTKEKTDKVTLNFYNSVKSGKLKSPSMKALFMYNIWRAMAAGNTIEIDAKYWRENNLIDSEFHPDIPCNIIKKLPFKIFYKIMLKFISKNSIQKDENQ, from the coding sequence TTGAATTACCTTATTATAAATGGAAGCCCTCGAAGAGCAAACACATGGAAAATAGTAGAAAGAATTAAGGAAACATTGGATAAACAGGAAGAAAACACCTATGATGAAATTGACTTGATTGACTTAGACCTACCACAATGTACTGCCTGCTATAACTGCTTTAACTATGGAGAAGATAAATGTCCACATAAAGATAAAATAGCACCTATCGTTGAGAAGATGAAAGAATGTGACGGACTTATCATAACAAGCCCAGTTTATGTGCTAAATGTCACAGGACTTATAAAGACATTCTTTGATCACCTGGCATACTGCTATCACAGACCATGCTTTTTTAACAAGAAGGCATTGATAGTCGTTACAACAGCAGGAAACGGCCATAAGAAGGTAGCAAGTTACATGGATGAAAACCTTAGAAACATGGGTTATAACCAAAGATTTGTATTGTCGTTCATACATGCCCATGATGGTCATGGATACCTTCCACTTAAGACAAAGGAAAAAACGGATAAGGTTACCCTGAATTTCTACAATAGCGTTAAATCAGGAAAACTTAAAAGTCCAAGCATGAAGGCACTCTTCATGTATAACATCTGGAGGGCAATGGCAGCAGGCAATACAATAGAAATAGATGCTAAGTACTGGAGAGAGAATAATCTAATTGATAGTGAATTTCATCCGGACATTCCATGCAATATAATTAAGAAACTTCCATTTAAGATATTCTATAAGATAATGTTAAAGTTTATTAGCAAGAATAGTATTCAAAAGGATGAAAATCAATAA
- a CDS encoding RNA-guided endonuclease TnpB family protein, which yields MSDENVLLTQSILIRGLTKKQYNILVDISSKLNYLRNCAVEKTPFVKSTDRKHFKKINFKSIISKVKEEFKMDYSFLQAHLANAAVKKHVESFNGYVELKNKKIDGEYDQKVNPPKKHKNYRLHNIIIPKESITSSKKKLREGFIELPLSREYKKLLESKNCRPRIKIPENIRDKKIIQVEIIPINNGKMFKANFTYEAEKEPLDLDKDKIMGIDPGVNNFATIVTTEGPPYIMDGRKLKNQIYFKCKKTAHYQSILDKQGRKTSNRIRKINQKFKNIQDNFLNQTVNFIIKKCKQQDVGTIVLGYNNNFQHKTNMGKKQNQIFSHIAFKQFKQKLETRCQIHEIDLIIQEESYTSLSSFLDEDILPEYQEKDDEKEEDEVKYEFKGNRIKRGLYETQNGKIINADVNAAANIIRKCKHGFDFELLCKWVRTTPSKIKL from the coding sequence ATGTCAGATGAAAATGTTTTATTAACTCAAAGTATTCTTATTCGTGGTCTTACTAAGAAACAATATAATATTTTGGTGGATATTTCCTCGAAACTTAACTATTTGAGAAATTGTGCTGTGGAAAAGACACCATTTGTTAAATCTACTGACAGAAAGCATTTTAAGAAAATAAATTTTAAATCAATAATTAGCAAGGTCAAAGAGGAATTTAAGATGGATTATTCTTTTCTTCAGGCTCATTTAGCTAATGCTGCTGTAAAGAAGCATGTTGAATCATTCAATGGTTATGTTGAGTTGAAAAATAAAAAAATTGATGGTGAATATGATCAAAAGGTTAATCCGCCTAAAAAACATAAGAATTATCGATTACATAACATTATAATTCCAAAAGAATCTATTACTTCTTCTAAAAAGAAGCTAAGGGAGGGTTTTATAGAATTGCCATTAAGTAGGGAGTATAAGAAACTTTTGGAATCAAAGAATTGTAGACCTAGAATAAAAATTCCTGAGAATATACGAGATAAAAAGATTATTCAAGTGGAAATTATTCCTATAAATAATGGAAAGATGTTTAAGGCAAATTTCACTTATGAAGCTGAAAAAGAGCCGTTGGATTTGGATAAGGATAAAATTATGGGTATTGATCCTGGTGTAAATAATTTTGCAACAATTGTTACAACCGAAGGGCCTCCATATATCATGGACGGGAGAAAATTAAAAAATCAAATATACTTCAAATGTAAGAAAACAGCACACTACCAATCAATTCTTGATAAGCAAGGACGTAAAACATCCAATAGAATCCGAAAAATAAACCAAAAATTCAAAAACATACAAGACAACTTCCTCAACCAAACAGTAAACTTCATCATAAAAAAATGCAAACAACAAGATGTAGGTACAATTGTGCTTGGATACAACAATAATTTCCAGCACAAGACCAATATGGGAAAAAAACAAAACCAAATATTTTCACACATAGCATTCAAACAATTCAAACAAAAACTAGAAACACGATGCCAAATACACGAAATAGACCTTATAATACAGGAAGAATCATACACAAGCCTAAGCAGCTTCCTAGATGAAGATATACTACCAGAATACCAAGAAAAAGATGATGAAAAAGAGGAGGATGAAGTGAAATATGAATTTAAGGGCAATAGAATCAAACGTGGATTATACGAAACACAAAATGGAAAAATTATTAACGCAGATGTAAACGCTGCAGCCAATATTATACGAAAATGTAAGCATGGGTTCGATTTTGAGCTATTGTGTAAGTGGGTCCGGACTACTCCAAGTAAAATCAAATTATAA
- the ileS gene encoding isoleucine--tRNA ligase yields MPIHEVEQGYNKNLEKKIQDFWKENDIYNKTSQLRENRPKYSFLDGPPYCSGRIHLGTAWNKTIKDSFLRYKSMNGFSLRRQAGWDTHGLPIEHKVEQLLEIQSKQEIEEKYGIDNFVDKCKEFAIKNKEDMTQQFKSMGVWMDWEDPYVTYDNQYMESCWWTLKKADENGLLEHDKRVITWCPHCQTALANAEIEYDEIQDPSIYVKFELKEQEFEGMTSYVLIWTTTPWTIPANMAVSVHPDFDYAYVKVQNKETGKDEVLLMAEGLITSVFGQEEVEIIKTVKGEQLKGLEYIHPLKEEVPAQKEFNHMLILGDHVTLEDGTGCVHTAPGHGPEDYEVGMKNGITLFCPVGEDGCYTEEAGKYKGQYIKDCNPEITHDLYHNNALLYEGTIDHRVGLCWRCKTPIMYIATKQWFIKVTSIKDQMLEQVDAVEWVPSWAGESRFKDWVSNARDWTISRQRYWGIPLPIWLCEECDNKIVVGSKQELKDLSGNQDLTGDFVHRPHVDNITIPCECGGQMHRVPDVLDVWIDSGVAGWAALHYPENPTEHFDEWFPYDFITEGHDQTRGWFYSQLGLGVAAFGKAPYKKVLMHGFTLDSEGKKMSKSIGNVVSPEQVIEKYSADTLRYYLLDANKPWDDLKFNWDEVQNSSKLFNILWNVYYFSTTYMSLDNFNPTEHKKEDLHFRQEDLWIRSRINTLIKEVGEDIEALTFNRATEKITDFILEDLSRWYVRLIRGRTWVESDDPDKLGAYYTLYYTLKDLIRTLAPIAPHVTEEIYQNLVRGVETDEVESVHMLDWTYNEDEIDTELENNMNYIRDILEASAHARDVARFKLRWPVQNITVVTEEDDVKTAITSLEDVLLEQANTKNITVEHELENAIVIAKPNMSILGPKLRGDLGRVKAYFERDDVDAAAIQSEVQSNGTYTISFDDKDITLSEEEILFEKEVPENLVSCDFEGGSVYVNTELTPEIYSEAMARELIRRIQDMRKDLDLNVEANIHVQVECSDEFKEAVTPHIDYISNEVRTEDLSFDKITDGDSYTKDWKIEEEQLTIAIKE; encoded by the coding sequence ATGCCAATACATGAGGTAGAACAGGGTTATAATAAGAATTTAGAAAAGAAAATACAAGATTTCTGGAAAGAAAATGACATATATAATAAGACTAGTCAGTTAAGAGAAAACAGGCCAAAATATTCATTCCTTGACGGACCGCCATACTGTAGTGGTAGAATACACTTGGGAACCGCCTGGAACAAGACAATTAAGGATTCATTTCTTAGATATAAAAGCATGAACGGTTTCAGTCTTAGACGTCAGGCAGGATGGGATACACATGGTCTTCCAATAGAACATAAAGTAGAACAGTTGCTTGAAATTCAAAGTAAACAGGAAATCGAGGAAAAATATGGAATAGATAACTTCGTCGACAAGTGTAAGGAATTTGCAATTAAAAACAAGGAAGATATGACCCAACAGTTTAAGTCAATGGGTGTATGGATGGACTGGGAAGATCCATATGTAACATATGACAACCAGTATATGGAATCCTGCTGGTGGACACTAAAAAAAGCCGATGAAAACGGCCTATTGGAGCATGATAAACGTGTAATCACATGGTGTCCGCATTGTCAGACAGCACTTGCTAATGCAGAGATTGAATATGATGAAATACAGGATCCATCAATCTATGTTAAATTCGAACTTAAAGAACAAGAATTTGAAGGCATGACAAGTTACGTATTAATTTGGACAACCACTCCATGGACAATTCCTGCAAACATGGCAGTAAGTGTACATCCAGACTTTGACTATGCATATGTGAAAGTACAAAACAAAGAAACAGGAAAAGATGAAGTACTTCTAATGGCAGAAGGATTAATAACATCCGTATTTGGCCAAGAAGAAGTGGAAATCATAAAAACAGTCAAAGGAGAACAACTCAAAGGATTGGAATACATTCATCCACTAAAAGAGGAAGTGCCAGCTCAAAAAGAATTCAACCACATGTTAATACTAGGAGACCATGTAACCCTGGAGGATGGTACAGGATGTGTACATACAGCTCCAGGTCATGGGCCTGAGGATTATGAAGTAGGTATGAAAAACGGCATAACACTCTTCTGTCCAGTAGGAGAAGATGGATGCTACACAGAAGAGGCAGGAAAATATAAAGGACAATATATTAAAGACTGCAATCCTGAAATTACACATGACTTATACCATAACAATGCATTACTATATGAAGGAACAATAGACCACCGTGTAGGATTATGTTGGAGATGTAAAACACCAATCATGTACATTGCTACAAAACAATGGTTTATCAAAGTAACTTCAATAAAAGACCAGATGCTAGAACAGGTAGATGCAGTTGAATGGGTACCATCATGGGCAGGAGAAAGCAGATTTAAGGATTGGGTATCAAATGCACGTGACTGGACAATATCCAGACAAAGATACTGGGGAATACCACTGCCAATATGGCTATGTGAAGAATGTGACAATAAGATAGTAGTCGGTTCAAAACAGGAACTAAAGGATTTATCAGGAAATCAAGACCTTACAGGTGACTTTGTACACAGACCACACGTGGATAACATAACAATTCCATGTGAATGTGGAGGACAAATGCATAGGGTACCGGATGTACTTGATGTATGGATAGACAGTGGAGTAGCAGGATGGGCGGCACTACACTATCCGGAAAATCCAACAGAACACTTTGATGAATGGTTCCCATATGACTTTATCACAGAAGGACATGACCAGACACGTGGATGGTTCTACTCACAATTAGGACTGGGAGTAGCAGCATTCGGAAAGGCACCATACAAGAAAGTATTAATGCACGGATTTACCCTAGACTCTGAAGGAAAGAAAATGAGTAAATCCATAGGAAACGTTGTAAGTCCAGAGCAAGTAATAGAAAAATACTCGGCAGACACACTAAGATACTATCTATTGGATGCTAACAAGCCATGGGATGACCTTAAATTCAACTGGGATGAAGTGCAGAATTCATCAAAACTATTTAACATACTATGGAATGTATACTACTTCTCCACTACATACATGAGTCTTGACAACTTCAACCCAACAGAACACAAAAAAGAAGACCTTCACTTCAGACAGGAAGACCTATGGATAAGAAGTCGTATAAACACACTTATCAAAGAGGTAGGAGAAGACATTGAAGCATTAACATTCAACCGTGCAACAGAAAAAATCACGGACTTCATCCTGGAAGATTTAAGCCGCTGGTATGTAAGACTCATCAGGGGAAGAACATGGGTAGAAAGTGACGACCCTGATAAATTGGGTGCTTACTACACATTATACTACACACTAAAAGACCTTATAAGAACATTAGCACCAATAGCACCACACGTAACGGAGGAAATATATCAAAATCTTGTACGTGGAGTGGAAACAGATGAAGTAGAAAGTGTACATATGCTAGACTGGACATACAATGAAGACGAAATAGACACCGAGCTTGAAAACAACATGAACTACATCCGTGACATACTTGAGGCTAGTGCACATGCAAGAGATGTTGCAAGATTCAAGCTACGATGGCCGGTACAAAACATAACAGTAGTGACAGAGGAGGACGATGTAAAAACAGCAATCACATCATTAGAGGATGTGCTTCTTGAACAGGCAAATACAAAAAACATAACCGTAGAGCATGAACTGGAAAACGCCATAGTAATAGCAAAACCTAACATGTCAATTCTCGGACCTAAACTAAGAGGTGACCTGGGTCGTGTAAAGGCATACTTTGAACGTGATGATGTGGATGCAGCTGCAATTCAAAGTGAAGTTCAATCAAACGGTACATATACAATAAGCTTTGATGATAAGGACATAACCCTAAGCGAAGAGGAAATACTATTTGAAAAAGAAGTACCTGAAAACCTTGTAAGCTGTGACTTTGAAGGTGGAAGCGTCTATGTAAATACAGAACTAACACCGGAAATATACTCCGAGGCAATGGCAAGAGAATTAATCCGTCGTATACAGGATATGCGTAAGGACTTGGACTTAAACGTCGAGGCAAATATCCACGTTCAGGTAGAATGCAGTGATGAATTTAAGGAAGCTGTAACACCACATATTGATTACATATCAAATGAAGTACGTACAGAAGATTTGTCATTTGATAAAATCACTGATGGTGATTCATATACAAAAGATTGGAAAATAGAAGAAGAACAGCTAACAATAGCAATAAAAGAATAA